A genomic stretch from Pseudoliparis swirei isolate HS2019 ecotype Mariana Trench chromosome 18, NWPU_hadal_v1, whole genome shotgun sequence includes:
- the LOC130207880 gene encoding uncharacterized protein LOC130207880: MRLSLDKALAVGHALEVEAINGTQHIVITPNLAAQCGYSMESDPWGNTRIYSSLLGCYVDNKDDQTFNVGLRLRMYGPSGSDVVTHDVSQTCSYTSWASREILCDRNYMEVSHHIATPEAKGQTRDVKEIDVMPDASAESHGIWKLTFYTPEPVSMVLREAEQAGYGAMVTSTRLVMRSPYNTAETTSEEVDGVNMEVFRVRAYYKAPHGLGVVDLAAACPTGGVLFTNNVISWHVPRRMTPLVDGSFEIREMHMGINGRRLDGSQMAARGYTLSTTDFHIIIEIPVGSPDGHYKSHAPDYQYHITYVVEPMLEVLWRTTGTRDDTRYKVLFPITTPLILQPFSYSSDTVPEARLFSVVLGPLLHDVVLRNITFFTSVLTVEESNARGFTIQEHRHSNGTKSISVLVPFDADIVLKDNPEPLITTYFLSLIFGFIILPEETPFAHPVELQASLQDVELPTITGTCDQNQFDISVKYGSQGNNFKAMVGHQQLTPEMAHYQFQENGTHFSVSLPYNAKDATFELITSDSLRAHVDFFLLHARNDWVLADLFLSCNFPLTTTECYPNGTMTATAVKVASVTNMVPSRLTLMDQSCKPAFSGDRFAYFSFNVASCGTTRTFFDHYMLYENEIALPYNKGASPVGPQYRQTISCYYVVNGTRTVGFGSKPRLYEPTADIGSGQLMVQMRLAEDSSYTLFYQAEDYPVVKYLRQPLYFEVELVEATDPNLDLILENCWATLDEDRTSLPSWDIIVDSCANPDDSYVTVFHPVVRDARVLVPSHIKRFSMKMFTFTKDEAVLKNEIFVHCDAEICDSHRQADGSCRGQCVEPAHQMNYRRERKRVQRGTDSINQRQISSGPIVFTSGQTPE; encoded by the exons ATGAGGCTGTCATTGGACAAGGCCCTAGCAGTGGGGCATGCACTTGAGGTGGAGGCCATCA aTGGCACCCAGCACATTGTGATAACGCCCAACTTGGCTGCTCAGTGTGGCTACAGCATGGAGTCCGACCCGTGGGGTAACACCAGAATCTACTCGTCTCTGCTGGGCTGCTACGTGGACAATAAG GACGATCAAACCTTTAATGTTGGCTTAAGGCTCCGGATGTACGGCCCCAGTGGATCAGATGTGGTTACCCATGATGTGAGCCAGACTTGCAGCTACACTAGCTGGGCCTCTAGAGAGATTCTCTGTGACAGGAACTACATGGAA GTGTCCCACCACATTGCTACTCCTGAAGCTAAGGGGCAGACTCGAGATGTTAAAGAGATCGACGTCATGCCTGAT GCCTCTGCAGAATCACATGGCATCTGGAAGTTGACATTTTACACACCAGAACCAGTATCAATGGTGCTGagggaggctgaacaagctggtTATGGTGCCATGGTGACCTCAACCCGTCTGGTTATGCGATCCCCCTACAATACAGCAGAGACCACTTCAGAAGAA GTGGATGGAGTCAACATGGAAGTTTTCAGGGTGAGAGCCTACTACAAGGCaccacatggtctgggtgtggtGGACTTGGCAGCTGCTTGTCCCACAG GTGGTGTCCTCTTCACCAACAACGTAATCTCTTGGCACGTACCTCGCCGTATGACACCACTGGTAGATGGCAGCTTTGAAATCCGAGAAATGCACATGGGCATTAACGGAAGGAGGCTTGATGGATCTCAGATGGCTGCACGAGGGTACACGCTGTCCACCACAGATTTCCACATCATCATTGAGATCCCAGTGGGCTCGCCTGATGGTCACTACAAG AGCCATGCCCCAGATTACCAGTACCACATCACCTACGTTGTGGAGCCCATGCTTGAGGTACTGTGGAGGACCACTGGCACCCGAGATGATACCAGATACAAGGTTTTGTTCCCTATTACCACCCCTCTTATTCTTCAA CCCTTTTCCTATTCCTCAGATACTGTCCCAGAGGCTCGCCTTTTCAGCGTTGTCTTGGGGCCCCTTCTTCATGATGTGGTGCTGAGGAACATCACCTTCTTCACCAGCGTGCTCACTGTTGAAGAGAGCAATGCCAGAGGTTTTACCATCCAGGAGCATCGCCACTCCAATGGAACCAAGAGCATCTCTGTTTTAGTGCCCTTTGATGCAGATATTGTACTGAAAGAT AATCCTGAACCCTTGATTACAAcctacttcctctctctgatctTTGGGTTTATCATCCTTCCTGAAGAAACTCCATTTGCCCACCCAGTCGAGTTGCAGGCGTCTCTGCAAGATGTTG AGCTACCAACCATCACTGGCAcatgtgaccagaaccagtttGACATCAGTGTGAAATACGGGAGTCAAGGCAACAATTTCAAGGCAATGGTTGGACATCAACAGCTGACACCTGAGATGGCTCACTACCAGTTCCAAGAAAACGGCACACACTTCAGCGTCAGTCTTCCATACAATGCCAAGGATGCAACCTTCGAG CTGATAACCTCAGATTCACTAAGAGCCCACGTTGACTTCTTTCTGCTTCATGCCCGTAACGACTGGGTGCTCGCTGATCTCTTCTTGTCCTGCAACTTTCCCTTAACAACAACCG AGTGCTACCCCAATGGAACGATGACGGCTACGGCTGTGAAGGTGGCTTCTGTGACCAATATGGTCCCAAGTAGGCTGACCCTAATGGACCAGTCTTGCAAACCGGCATTCAGTGGTGATCGCTTTGCATATTTCTCTTTCAATGTTGCGTCCTGTGGAACCACAAGAACA TTCTTTGaccactacatgctgtatgaaAATGAGATTGCCTTGCCTTACAACAAAGGAGCATCACCAGTTGGTCCTCAGTACAG ACAAACCATTTCCTGCTACTATGTGGTCAACGGGACTCGGACTGTTGGCTTCGGCTCAAAACCAAGACTCTATGAACCCACCGCGGATATCGGCTCAGGACAGCTGATGGTTCAAATGAGGCTAGCCGAGG ATTCATCGTACACGCTCTTCTACCAAGCAGAAGATTATCCAGTTGTAAAATATCTGAGGCAGCCTCTCTATTTTGAGGTAGAGCTGGTTGAGGCTACTGACCCAAATTTGGATCTCATCTTGGAGAACTGTTGGGCTACACTTGATGAAGACCGGACATCTCTGCCTAGCTGGGATATCATTGTAGACAG CTGTGCGAATCCTGATGACAGCTATGTGACAGTTTTCCATCCTGTTGTGAGAGATGCCAGGGTTTTAGTCCCATCCCACATCAAACGCTTCTCTATGAAGATGTTCACCTTTACTAAAGATGAGGCGGTTCTGAAGAACGAG ATCTTTGTCCACTGCGATGCAGAGATTTGTGACTCGCATCGGCAAGCAGATGGTTCATGCCGAGGCCAGTGTGTTGAACCTGCACACCAGATGAACTACAGACGAGAGAGAAAACGGG taCAAAGAGGAACGGACTCCATCAACCAAAGGCAAATCTCCTCTGGGCCTATTGTGTTCACCTCTGGTCAAACTCCTGAATAA
- the LOC130207882 gene encoding uncharacterized protein LOC130207882, with the protein MKVNLPSSSGLHSDCVGNLMRLSLDKALAVGNALEVEAINGTQHIVITPNLAAQCGYSMESDPWGNTRIYSSLLGCYVDNKDDQTFNVGLRLRMYGRSGSDVVTHDVSQTCSYTSWASREILCDRNYMEVSHHIATPEAKGQTRDVKETDVIPDASGAAHGIWKLTFYTPEPVSMVLREAEQAGYGAMVTSTRLVMRSPYNTAETTSEEVDGVSMEVFRVRAYYKAPHGLGVVDLAAACPTGGVLFTNNVISWHVLRMTPLVDGSFEIREMHMGINGRRLDGSQMAARGYTLSATDFHIIIEIPVGSPDGHYKSHAPDYQYHITYIVEPMLEVLWRTTGTRDDTRYKVLFPITTPLILHAPHVQENTVPEARLFSVVLGPLLHDVVLRNITFFTSVLTVEESNARGFTIQEHRHANGTKSISVLVPFDADIVLKDNPEPLVTTYFLSLIFGFIILPEETPFAHPVELQASLQDVELPTITGTCDQNQFDISVKYGSQGNDFKAMVGHQQLTPEMADYQFQENGTHFSVSLPYDAKDVTFELITSDSLRAHVDFFLLHSRNDWVLADLFLSCNFPLTTTECYPNGTMTATAVKVASVTNMVPSRLTLMDQSCKPAFSGDRFAYFSFNVASCGTTRTFFDHYMLYENEIALPYNKGASPVGPQYRQTISCYYVVNETQTVGFSSKPRLYEPTAEIGSGQLMVQMRLAQDSWYTLFYQAEDYPVVKYLRQPLYFEVELVEATDPNLELILENCWATLDEDRTSLPSWDIIVDSCVSPDDSYVTVFHPVVRDARVLVPSHIKRFSMKMFTFTKDEAVLKNEIFVHCDAEICDSHRQADGSCRGQCVEPAHQMNYRRERKRVQRGTDSINQRQISSGPIVLTSAQTPE; encoded by the exons ATGAAGGTCAATTTACCATCAA GCAGTGGCTTGCATTCAGACTGCGTGGGTAATCTAATGAGGCTGTCATTGGACAAGGCCCTAGCAGTGGGGAATGCGCTTGAGGTGGAGGCCATCA aTGGCACCCAGCACATTGTGATAACACCCAACTTGGCTGCTCAGTGTGGCTACAGCATGGAGTCCGACCCGTGGGGTAACACCAGAATCTACTCGTCTCTGCTGGGCTGCTACGTGGACAATAAG GACGATCAAACCTTTAATGTTGGCTTAAGGCTCCGCATGTATGGCCGCAGTGGATCAGACGTGGTTACCCATGATGTGAGCCAGACTTGCAGCTACACTAGCTGGGCCTCTAGAGAGATTCTCTGTGACAGGAACTACATGGAA GTGTCCCACCACATTGCTACTCCTGAAGCTAAGGGGCAGACTCGAGATGTTAAAGAGACCGACGTCATTCCtgat GCCTCTGGGGCAGCACATGGCATCTGGAAGTTGACATTTTACACCCCAGAACCAGTGTCAATGGTGCTGAGGGAGGCTGAACAAGCCGGTTATGGTGCCATGGTGACCTCAACCCGTCTGGTTATGCGATCCCCCTACAATACAGCAGAGACCACTTCAGAAGAG GTGGATGGAGTCTCCATGGAAGTTTTCAGGGTGAGAGCCTACTACAAGGCaccacatggtctgggtgtggtGGACTTGGCAGCTGCTTGTCCCACAG GTGGCGTCCTCTTCACCAACAACGTAATCTCTTGGCACGTACTCCGTATGACACCACTGGTAGATGGCAGCTTTGAAATCAGAGAAATGCACATGGGCATTAACGGAAGGAGGCTTGATGGATCTCAGATGGCTGCACGAGGGTACACGCTGTCCGCCACAGATTTCCACATCATCATTGAGATCCCAGTGGGCTCGCCTGATGGTCACTACAAG AGCCATGCCCCAGATTACCAGTACCACATCACCTACATTGTGGAGCCCATGCTCGAGGTACTGTGGAGGACCACTGGCACCCGAGATGATACCAGATACAAGGTGTTGTTCCCCATTACCACCCCTCTTATTCTTCACGCTCCCCACGTCCAAGAAA ATACTGTCCCAGAGGCTCGCCTTTTCAGCGTTGTCTTGGGGCCCCTTCTTCATGATGTGGTGCTGAGGAACATCACCTTCTTCACCAGCGTGCTCACTGTTGAAGAGAGCAATGCCAGAGGTTTTACCATCCAGGAGCATCGCCACGCCAATGGAACCAAGAGCATCTCTGTTTTAGTGCCCTTCGATGCAGATATTGTCCTGAAAGAT AATCCTGAACCCTTGGTTACAACAtacttcctctctctgatctTTGGGTTTATCATCCTTCCTGAAGAAACTCCATTTGCCCACCCAGTTGAGTTGCAGGCGTCTCTGCAAGATGTTG AGCTACCCACCATCACTGGCAcatgtgaccagaaccagtttGACATCAGTGTGAAATACGGGAGTCAAGGCAACGATTTCAAGGCAATGGTTGGACATCAACAGCTGACGCCTGAGATGGCTGACTACCAGTTCCAAGAAAACGGCACACACTTCAGCGTCAGTCTTCCATACGATGCCAAGGACGTGACCTTCGAG CTGATAACCTCAGACTCACTAAGAGCCCACGTTGACTTCTTTCTGCTGCATAGCCGTAACGACTGGGTGCTCGCTGATCTCTTCTTATCCTGCAACTTTCCCTTAACAACAACCG AGTGCTACCCCAATGGAACGATGACGGCTACGGCTGTGAAGGTGGCTTCTGTGACCAATATGGTCCCAAGTAGGCTGACCCTAATGGACCAGTCTTGCAAACCGGCATTCAGTGGTGATCGCTTTGCATATTTCTCTTTCAATGTTGCGTCCTGTGGAACCACAAGAACA TTCTTTGaccactacatgctgtatgaaAATGAGATTGCCTTGCCTTACAACAAAGGAGCATCACCAGTTGGTCCTCAGTACAG ACAAACCATTTCCTGCTACTATGTGGTCAACGAGACTCAGACTGTTGGCTTCAGCTCAAAACCAAGACTCTATGAACCCACCGCGGAGATCGGCTCAGGACAGCTGATGGTTCAAATGAGGCTAGCCCAGG ATTCATGGTACACGCTCTTCTACCAAGCGGAAGATTATCCAGTTGTAAAATATCTGAGGCAGCCTCTTTATTTTGAGGTAGAGCTGGTTGAGGCTACTGACCCAAATTTGGAGCTCATCTTGGAGAACTGTTGGGCTACACTTGATGAAGACCGGACATCTCTGCCTAGCTGGGATATCATTGTAGACAG CTGTGTGAGTCCTGATGACAGCTATGTGACAGTTTTCCATCCTGTTGTGAGAGATGCCAGGGTTTTAGTCCCATCCCACATCAAACGCTTCTCTATGAAGATGTTCACCTTTACTAAAGATGAGGCGGTTCTGAAGAACGAG ATCTTTGTCCACTGCGATGCAGAGATTTGTGACTCGCATCGGCAAGCAGATGGTTCATGCAGAGGCCAGTGTGTTGAACCTGCACACCAGATGAACTACAGACGAGAGAGAAAACGGG taCAAAGAGGAACGGACTCCATCAACCAAAGGCAAATCTCCTCTGGGCCTATTGTGTTAACCTCTGCTCAAACTCCTGAATAA